The stretch of DNA CCGTACTCCACGGCGTCCGACGTCAGCCGCATGTACGCGGACTCCAGTGATGTCCCCGAGGCGCGCAGCTCGTGCAGCCGTACGTGGCGCTCGTGGGCCAGGTCTCCGACGCGTTCCAGGCCCAGCCCTGTGACGTCCAGTTCCCCCGGCGCGCTCTCCCGCACCCGGGCGCCCTCGTCGGTGAGGACCCCCGCGAAGGCCCGTAGTGCCTCCGGCTCGGGGCCGCGCACGGTGACGGCTCCCGTGCGACCCCTGGCCAAGATGTCGGTGACGGGGGCCTCTGCGATCAGCCGTCCCTTGCCGATGACGACCAGTCGGTCCGCGGTGCGTTCCATCTCGCTCATGAGGTGGCTGGAGACGAGGACCGTGCGGCCCTCCCCGGCGAGTGTGCGCAGCAGGGTCCGGATCCACCGCACCCCGTCGGGGTCGAGGCCGTTGACCGGCTCGTCGAGCAGCAGCAGTCCCGGGTCTCCGAGCAACGCTCCCGCGATGCCGAGCCGTTGGGCCATGCCGAGCGAGTAGGAACCCGCTCGTTCGCCCGCCACGTCGGTGAGGCCCACGATGTCCAGGACCTCGGCCACGCGCCGCGCCCCCATGCCCTGGCTGCTGGCCATGGCCAGCAGGTGGCCGCGGGCGGTACGCCTCGGGTGCGCGGCCCTGGCGTCCAGCAGGGCGCCCACCTCACGAAGGGGCTGGGCGAACTCCCCGTACCGCTTGCCGTTGATGAGCGCCGTCCCCGACGTGGGGCGGTCGAGCCCCAGGATCATCCGCATCGTGGTGGACTTGCCCGCGCCGTTGGGGCCGAGGAACCCGGTGACCTTTCCGGGGACCACGTCCACCGTCAGCGCGTCCACGGCGGTCCTCCCGCCGTATCTTTTGGTGAGCCCCCGCAGCGTGAGCATCGTGTGTGCCTTCCTCTCCTGCCGTCTCCGGCCTCGTCCGTGCTTCGTTCGCGCTACGGCCGTCCCGCATCCGCGTTTCCTATACCTCGTACGCCTCGTACGCCTCGTACGCCTCGTACGCCTCGTACGCCGGGGACGACGCTACGGAGCGGCAGGGCGCCGCACAGGGGGCATCGGTAGGGACCTTCCCTGTACTGCGGTAGGGACCTTCCCTGTACTTTCGTCGGATGTTCCGGGGCCGGGCGCCCGGCAGAGTGGTGGCGCCGGGCCCGTCGAGTACGGGGCAACGGGTGCGCGGTAACGGGGGCGGGACGCAACAGGCCGGGAGGAGACGGGGCGGGATGATCCGAGTGGTGCTCGCTGACGACGAGTCGATGGTCAGGGCGGGGATCCGGGCGATCCTGGCGGCGGGTGAGATCGAGGTGGTCGCCGAGGCGTCCGACGGCCACGCGGCCGTGGAGGCGGTGGCCGCGTACCGCCCCGACGTCTGTCTCCTCGACATCCGTATGCCGGGGCTCGACGGGCTGCGGGCCGCCGAGGAGCTGCGAACGGTCGCGCCGACGACGGCGGTGGCCATGCTGACGACGTTCTCCGAGGACGAGTACATCGTCAGCGCCCTCGGCTCCGGAGCCGCCGGGTTCCTGCTGAAGTCGGGAAGCCCGAGGGAACTGATCGCCGGTGTCCAGGCCATCGCGGGCGGCGGGGCCTACCTCTCGCCGAGCGTGGCGCGCCGGGTCATCGGACATCTCGGCGCGGGGAGCCGCTTCGGAAGGGAGACGGCGGCGCGCGCCCGTCTCGCCGGGCTGACCCCGCGTGAACGGGAGGTCCTGGCACAGATCGGGGCCGGGCTCTCCAACGCGGAGATCGCGGGACGTCTGCACGTGGTCGAGTCGACGGTGAAGTCCTTCGTCAGCCAGATCTTCATCCGTCTCGGACTCAGGAACAGGGTGCAGGCCGCCGTACTGGCCCACGAGGCGGGACTCACGGACGATGTGCGCCTCGAAGGGTGAGCGGTGGAGGGGCGGACAGTGGCGCGGCGGATTCGGGCGGGCCGTCCCCGCGTCGCGGCGGGCTCGGCTGCTCGACGCCGCGCTGTGGCTGCTGCTCTGCG from Streptomyces tsukubensis encodes:
- a CDS encoding ATP-binding cassette domain-containing protein, coding for MLTLRGLTKRYGGRTAVDALTVDVVPGKVTGFLGPNGAGKSTTMRMILGLDRPTSGTALINGKRYGEFAQPLREVGALLDARAAHPRRTARGHLLAMASSQGMGARRVAEVLDIVGLTDVAGERAGSYSLGMAQRLGIAGALLGDPGLLLLDEPVNGLDPDGVRWIRTLLRTLAGEGRTVLVSSHLMSEMERTADRLVVIGKGRLIAEAPVTDILARGRTGAVTVRGPEPEALRAFAGVLTDEGARVRESAPGELDVTGLGLERVGDLAHERHVRLHELRASGTSLESAYMRLTSDAVEYGQRPTPTAA
- a CDS encoding response regulator: MIRVVLADDESMVRAGIRAILAAGEIEVVAEASDGHAAVEAVAAYRPDVCLLDIRMPGLDGLRAAEELRTVAPTTAVAMLTTFSEDEYIVSALGSGAAGFLLKSGSPRELIAGVQAIAGGGAYLSPSVARRVIGHLGAGSRFGRETAARARLAGLTPREREVLAQIGAGLSNAEIAGRLHVVESTVKSFVSQIFIRLGLRNRVQAAVLAHEAGLTDDVRLEG